The proteins below are encoded in one region of Caulobacter henricii:
- a CDS encoding PQQ-dependent sugar dehydrogenase — protein sequence MKRLTAALVLLVMLVAAPVMAAPYVLSPGQTCDGWPRLPIEMAPGMCAGLVVAPPPGTSGLSKRVLRMPRTLVQLPGGDWIVTDLGGWDPAKGSVWRLRAEAGRPAVLTPLLKGLTMPHGLAIGPDGLVYVGEMSRIIRMNPGAPLPATTVEVVVAGLPDNRLHDNRHPLSNFIFDANGDLLVNVGAPSDSCLVEGKPDGTPRCLQSEGTEALAGVRRYRYLSQGRWAETYTMVARGLRNSLALARTPAGTLLQAENSYDFDPAADRPFEELNVLVEGRHYGWPYCYDMVKSTPGWVGATNFRCRSADHTRPALLLPPHAAPLGMLVYQGGLLPQLQGRLLVSYHGYRATGARIVAFALDARGMPVATARARYPAYGADGLVWKPHPGPAAEPLILTPGWQAVADKRPMGAPVGLAVAADGAVWVADDRNGTVVRVSVDRP from the coding sequence ATGAAACGCCTGACCGCGGCCCTTGTGCTGCTCGTAATGCTTGTCGCCGCGCCCGTAATGGCGGCGCCCTATGTCCTGTCGCCAGGCCAGACCTGTGACGGCTGGCCGAGGCTGCCGATCGAGATGGCACCCGGGATGTGCGCCGGCCTTGTGGTCGCCCCGCCGCCGGGGACCAGCGGCCTGTCGAAGCGGGTCCTGCGCATGCCACGAACCCTGGTGCAACTGCCAGGCGGGGACTGGATCGTCACCGACCTGGGCGGCTGGGATCCGGCCAAGGGGTCGGTCTGGCGGCTGCGCGCCGAGGCGGGGCGACCGGCCGTTCTGACGCCGTTGCTCAAGGGGCTGACGATGCCCCATGGCCTGGCGATCGGCCCGGACGGCCTGGTCTATGTCGGCGAGATGAGCCGCATCATCCGCATGAATCCCGGCGCGCCACTGCCGGCCACCACGGTCGAGGTGGTCGTCGCCGGCCTGCCGGACAATCGGCTGCACGACAACCGCCACCCCCTGTCCAACTTCATCTTCGACGCCAATGGCGACCTGCTGGTCAATGTCGGCGCGCCGAGCGACAGCTGCCTGGTCGAGGGCAAGCCGGACGGAACGCCGCGCTGCCTCCAGAGCGAGGGGACCGAGGCCCTGGCCGGCGTGCGGCGCTATCGCTACCTCAGCCAGGGGCGCTGGGCAGAGACCTACACCATGGTCGCCCGCGGCCTGCGCAACAGTCTGGCTTTGGCGCGGACGCCGGCGGGCACGCTGCTTCAGGCCGAAAACAGCTACGACTTCGACCCGGCGGCCGACCGGCCGTTCGAAGAGCTGAACGTGCTGGTCGAGGGCCGTCACTACGGCTGGCCCTACTGCTACGACATGGTGAAATCGACCCCCGGCTGGGTTGGGGCCACGAATTTCCGGTGCCGCTCGGCCGACCACACCCGGCCGGCCCTTCTGCTGCCGCCGCATGCCGCGCCACTCGGCATGCTGGTCTATCAGGGCGGGCTTCTGCCGCAGCTCCAGGGCCGGCTGCTGGTCAGCTATCACGGCTATCGCGCGACCGGTGCCCGGATCGTGGCCTTCGCCCTGGATGCCAGGGGGATGCCGGTAGCGACGGCCAGGGCGCGGTACCCGGCCTATGGTGCCGATGGTCTGGTGTGGAAGCCCCATCCCGGACCGGCGGCCGAGCCGCTGATCCTTACGCCGGGCTGGCAGGCCGTGGCGGACAAACGGCCGATGGGGGCGCCGGTCGGGCTGGCGGTGGCCGCAGATGGGGCCGTCTGGGTGGCGGACGACCGGAACGGGACGGTGGTGCGGGTGTCCGTGGACCGGCCCTAA
- a CDS encoding LysE family translocator has protein sequence MALPVDPARYAAFLAAMSVMAITPGPANLFAIATGMEKGKGAALLGVAGMNCATLIWFFGSALGLGALIIAFPQAFHILALAGAAYLVWLGLKSLWAGWKNAERETVATVRGGKSAFVDGFTVQIANPKALLFFTAVLPPFLDVGRPLVPQLFMFACATIGLDVISMSAYGLGGAALSTRMNEPVFRRVFAFTVGALLICAAILIVSRG, from the coding sequence ATGGCCCTTCCCGTCGATCCCGCCCGCTATGCCGCCTTCCTGGCCGCCATGTCCGTCATGGCCATCACGCCGGGGCCGGCCAATCTGTTCGCCATCGCCACCGGCATGGAAAAGGGCAAGGGCGCGGCCCTGCTCGGCGTGGCGGGGATGAACTGCGCCACCCTGATCTGGTTCTTCGGCTCGGCCCTCGGTCTGGGGGCCCTGATCATCGCCTTTCCGCAGGCCTTCCACATCCTGGCCCTGGCCGGCGCGGCCTATCTGGTCTGGCTGGGCCTGAAGTCGCTGTGGGCCGGCTGGAAGAATGCCGAGCGCGAGACAGTCGCCACGGTCCGGGGCGGCAAGTCGGCCTTTGTCGACGGCTTCACCGTCCAGATCGCCAATCCCAAGGCCCTGCTGTTCTTCACGGCCGTCCTGCCGCCGTTTCTGGATGTCGGCCGGCCGCTTGTCCCGCAGCTGTTCATGTTCGCCTGTGCCACCATCGGCCTGGATGTGATCAGCATGAGCGCCTACGGCCTGGGCGGGGCAGCCCTGTCGACGCGGATGAACGAGCCGGTGTTTCGGCGGGTGTTTGCCTTCACGGTCGGGGCCCTGCTGATCTGTGCGGCGATCCTGATCGTGTCGCGGGGCTGA
- a CDS encoding DUF1648 domain-containing protein, translating to MSTALRVIGDGLSIAALAIIASTALQAWKRIPKDVTIPMHWGRDGQPTWRTSRVVGLLWIPTAAMAIIFAFTLSGATFRAQGLEAMMLLCVRAALAAILAMAQLAHLRAVIRTLQGEDRL from the coding sequence ATGAGCACGGCGCTGCGCGTCATCGGCGACGGCCTGTCGATCGCCGCCCTGGCCATCATCGCCTCGACCGCCCTTCAGGCCTGGAAGCGCATCCCCAAGGATGTGACCATTCCCATGCACTGGGGCCGCGACGGCCAGCCCACCTGGCGGACGTCCCGGGTCGTGGGACTGCTGTGGATTCCGACGGCGGCCATGGCGATCATCTTCGCCTTCACCCTGTCGGGAGCGACCTTCCGCGCCCAGGGGCTGGAGGCGATGATGCTGCTGTGCGTGCGCGCCGCCCTGGCCGCGATTCTGGCCATGGCCCAGCTGGCGCACCTGCGCGCGGTCATCCGCACCCTGCAGGGCGAGGACCGGCTTTAG
- a CDS encoding SDR family NAD(P)-dependent oxidoreductase, giving the protein MARRLALITGASAGIGAAFARILASHGYDVALTARRADRLEALAGEIRLRFGVEAYAIPADLADPAGVEAVLAGVVAQGRVVDVLVNNAGYGLPGTYATTSWADQGKFLQVMLTSVCELSHKVLPGMIERKFGRIVNVASLAGLVPGAAGHTLYAATKGFLVKFSQSLHLENLATGVHVSALCPGFTYSEFHDVNGTRAQVSQSLPEWLWLGADEVAASGYEAVEANRPVCVPGAPNKTIAAIAKILPDDWALALMANQGNRFRKV; this is encoded by the coding sequence ATGGCCCGCCGTCTCGCCCTGATCACCGGTGCCTCCGCCGGCATCGGAGCCGCCTTTGCCCGCATCCTGGCCAGCCATGGCTATGACGTGGCCCTGACCGCGCGCCGCGCCGACCGGCTGGAGGCCCTGGCCGGCGAGATCCGCCTGCGCTTCGGGGTCGAGGCCTATGCCATCCCCGCCGACCTGGCCGACCCGGCCGGAGTCGAGGCCGTCCTGGCCGGCGTGGTCGCCCAGGGCCGGGTCGTCGACGTGCTGGTCAACAATGCCGGCTATGGCCTGCCGGGCACCTATGCCACCACCAGCTGGGCGGATCAGGGCAAGTTCCTGCAGGTCATGCTGACCTCGGTCTGCGAGCTGAGCCACAAGGTGCTGCCGGGCATGATCGAGCGGAAATTCGGCCGCATCGTCAATGTCGCCTCCCTGGCGGGCCTCGTCCCCGGTGCGGCGGGCCACACCCTCTATGCGGCCACCAAGGGCTTCCTGGTGAAGTTCTCGCAGAGCCTGCACCTGGAGAACCTGGCCACCGGCGTGCACGTGTCGGCCCTGTGCCCGGGCTTCACCTATTCGGAATTCCACGACGTCAACGGCACCCGGGCCCAGGTCAGCCAGTCCCTGCCCGAATGGCTGTGGCTGGGGGCCGATGAAGTGGCCGCCTCGGGCTATGAGGCCGTCGAGGCCAACCGCCCGGTCTGCGTCCCCGGTGCCCCCAACAAGACCATCGCCGCGATCGCCAAGATCCTGCCCGACGACTGGGCCCTGGCCCTGATGGCCAACCAGGGCAACCGCTTCAGGAAGGTTTGA
- a CDS encoding CC0125/CC1285 family lipoprotein has translation MSLRKAALVAALVVAAGLSACATATPYQPKVASGPSAGGFSELRLEPDRYRVSFAGNSLTSRETVERYLLYRAAELTVQQGADWFETADRRTDRTARTVLDPDPLARPGFGLGYGYPYSYWRPAWRYFGPSYGWRTWDPFWGDPFFFDRSQVRTIEKFEAGAEIVLHRGKKPEGDPRAYDAREIMTSLASSIVLPTPKK, from the coding sequence ATGTCTTTGAGAAAAGCCGCCCTTGTCGCGGCCCTGGTCGTCGCCGCCGGACTCTCGGCCTGTGCGACCGCCACGCCCTATCAGCCCAAGGTCGCCTCGGGACCGTCAGCGGGCGGCTTTTCCGAGCTGCGCCTGGAGCCGGATCGCTATCGGGTCAGCTTCGCCGGCAACAGCCTGACCTCGCGCGAGACGGTCGAGCGCTATCTGCTGTACCGCGCCGCCGAACTGACCGTGCAGCAGGGCGCGGACTGGTTCGAGACCGCCGACCGTCGCACCGACCGCACGGCCCGCACCGTGCTGGACCCCGATCCCCTGGCGCGTCCCGGCTTTGGTCTGGGCTATGGCTATCCCTACAGCTACTGGCGACCGGCCTGGCGCTATTTCGGCCCCAGCTATGGCTGGCGCACTTGGGATCCCTTCTGGGGTGACCCCTTCTTCTTTGACCGCAGCCAGGTGCGGACCATCGAGAAGTTCGAGGCTGGTGCCGAGATTGTCCTGCACCGGGGCAAGAAGCCGGAAGGTGATCCGCGCGCCTATGACGCCCGCGAGATCATGACCAGCCTGGCCAGCAGCATCGTCCTGCCGACGCCGAAGAAGTAG
- a CDS encoding MAPEG family protein, which yields MQTHAYVAIVTLVALLVYVWMGVRVGGARKKSGIAAPTMTGDPELERHIRVQANTLEWLPIFLPSLWLFAYFWNDMVAAGLGVVWIIGRIVYALGYAAAANKRELGFMIQMTAAAILLFGALGRAIWVLAAVGA from the coding sequence ATGCAAACGCACGCCTATGTCGCCATCGTCACGCTGGTCGCCCTGCTGGTCTATGTCTGGATGGGGGTCCGCGTCGGCGGGGCCCGCAAGAAGAGCGGCATTGCCGCCCCGACCATGACCGGCGATCCCGAACTCGAGCGCCATATCCGTGTCCAGGCCAATACGCTGGAATGGCTGCCGATCTTCCTGCCCTCCCTGTGGCTGTTCGCCTATTTCTGGAATGACATGGTCGCCGCCGGTCTGGGCGTGGTCTGGATCATCGGCCGGATCGTCTATGCCCTGGGCTATGCCGCCGCCGCCAACAAGCGCGAGCTGGGCTTCATGATCCAGATGACCGCAGCGGCCATTCTGTTGTTCGGCGCCCTGGGACGGGCGATCTGGGTTCTGGCCGCCGTCGGCGCCTAA
- a CDS encoding GIY-YIG nuclease family protein, with the protein MFSQNRSIGTMVPREAWIAVYMMTDRYRGTLYTGVTGQFFTRIVQHREGQLRGFTKKYSLKQLVWYEIHDLMTEAIQRETSIKRWPRQWKINLIERDNPRWDDLYSAVFEWTPVPRRV; encoded by the coding sequence ATGTTCTCGCAGAACAGGAGCATAGGCACCATGGTACCGCGCGAGGCCTGGATCGCGGTCTACATGATGACTGATCGCTATCGTGGCACCCTCTATACGGGCGTCACGGGCCAGTTCTTCACTCGTATCGTTCAGCATCGGGAAGGCCAACTACGCGGCTTCACTAAGAAATATAGCCTCAAACAGCTGGTTTGGTACGAGATCCACGATCTCATGACCGAGGCCATTCAGCGTGAGACCTCCATCAAGCGCTGGCCACGTCAGTGGAAGATCAACCTCATAGAGCGCGACAATCCACGCTGGGATGACCTCTATTCCGCTGTCTTCGAGTGGACACCGGTTCCGCGGCGCGTCTGA
- a CDS encoding potassium transporter Kup, with the protein MASEASSDPTPDCAPAPSDIPHQHGPGAKGHGFFALALGSVGIVFGDIGTSPLYAFKEALHAAAHDGVTRSEIFGVVSLALWALILVVTIKYVVFIMKADNKGEGGVLSLMALAQHAMGRRTMLVFALGVAGAALFYGDALITPAMSVLSAVEGLRTIPALANNVTNQVVLFIATVMLLGLFFIQSRGTASVGKLFGPVCALWFGVMFLLGAINLAQYPAVLMAISPHYAVGFLAEHGLTGFIVLGAVFLTVTGVEALTADMGHFGRWPIQAAWLFFVLPCLTMNYLGQGAFALMTLDAAAAAGRPMPELNWFFEMAPAAFRLPLVLLAGAATVIASQAVITGAFSLTQQAIQLGLLPRLDVRRTSETQSGQIFVPQLNTMLLFGVLAIMFTFQTSSALAHAYGLAVTGTMIVTTCMAFIVMRKLWKWSLPQALCFLVPFLTLDITFLSANALRFFSGGWLPVLIGAVLFLIMATWVRGSQILTAKTRRDSVPLADLMEILRARAPHRAPGTAIFLTSDPDMTPVALMHNLKHNKVLHERNVILTVRTGDTPRIAEDDRVKIEKVNDDFKKVVITYGFMESPNLPKALAVCRKQGLKFDIMATSFFLGRRSIVPSANSGMPLWQDRLFIYLMRNAANPTDFFKIPPGRVVELGAQVTV; encoded by the coding sequence ATGGCTTCCGAAGCCTCCAGCGACCCGACCCCGGATTGCGCGCCCGCCCCCTCAGACATTCCGCATCAGCACGGACCCGGCGCGAAGGGGCATGGCTTCTTTGCGCTCGCCCTCGGCTCGGTCGGCATCGTCTTCGGCGACATCGGCACCAGCCCGCTCTACGCCTTCAAGGAAGCCCTGCACGCCGCCGCCCATGACGGCGTGACCCGGTCCGAGATCTTTGGCGTGGTCTCACTGGCGCTCTGGGCCCTGATCCTGGTGGTGACGATCAAGTACGTGGTCTTCATCATGAAGGCCGACAACAAGGGTGAAGGCGGGGTGCTGTCCCTGATGGCCCTGGCCCAGCACGCCATGGGTCGACGCACCATGCTGGTCTTCGCCCTCGGCGTGGCCGGCGCGGCCCTGTTCTATGGCGACGCCCTGATCACCCCGGCCATGTCGGTCCTGTCGGCGGTCGAGGGCCTGAGAACCATTCCGGCCCTGGCCAACAATGTCACCAACCAGGTCGTGCTGTTCATCGCCACGGTCATGCTGCTGGGCCTGTTCTTCATCCAGAGCCGGGGCACGGCCTCGGTGGGCAAGCTGTTCGGCCCCGTCTGCGCCCTGTGGTTCGGCGTGATGTTCCTGCTGGGGGCGATCAATCTGGCGCAGTATCCGGCCGTGCTGATGGCCATCAGCCCGCACTATGCGGTCGGGTTCCTGGCCGAGCACGGCCTGACCGGCTTCATCGTGCTGGGCGCCGTGTTCCTGACCGTGACCGGGGTCGAGGCCCTGACTGCGGACATGGGCCATTTCGGCCGCTGGCCGATCCAGGCGGCCTGGCTGTTCTTTGTCCTGCCGTGCCTGACCATGAACTATCTGGGTCAGGGGGCCTTCGCCCTGATGACCCTCGACGCTGCTGCGGCTGCCGGCCGACCGATGCCGGAGCTGAACTGGTTCTTCGAAATGGCACCGGCCGCCTTCCGCCTGCCGCTGGTTCTGCTGGCGGGTGCCGCGACGGTCATTGCCAGCCAGGCCGTGATCACCGGCGCCTTCTCCCTGACCCAGCAGGCCATCCAGCTGGGCCTGCTGCCGCGTCTCGACGTTCGTCGCACCTCGGAGACCCAGTCGGGCCAGATCTTCGTGCCGCAGCTGAACACCATGCTGCTGTTCGGCGTGCTGGCGATCATGTTCACCTTCCAGACCTCGTCGGCCCTGGCCCATGCCTATGGCCTGGCCGTGACCGGCACCATGATCGTCACCACCTGCATGGCCTTCATCGTCATGCGGAAACTGTGGAAGTGGAGCCTGCCTCAGGCCCTGTGCTTCCTGGTGCCCTTCCTGACCCTGGACATCACCTTCCTCAGCGCCAATGCCCTGCGGTTCTTCTCGGGCGGCTGGCTGCCCGTGCTGATCGGCGCGGTCCTGTTCCTGATCATGGCCACCTGGGTGCGCGGCTCGCAGATCCTGACCGCCAAGACCCGCCGCGATAGCGTGCCCCTGGCCGACCTGATGGAGATCCTGCGGGCCCGGGCCCCGCACCGCGCCCCCGGCACGGCGATCTTCCTGACCTCCGACCCCGACATGACGCCCGTCGCCCTGATGCATAACCTCAAGCACAACAAGGTGCTGCACGAGCGCAATGTCATCCTGACCGTCCGTACCGGCGACACCCCGCGCATTGCCGAGGACGACCGGGTCAAGATCGAGAAGGTCAATGACGACTTCAAGAAGGTCGTCATCACCTATGGCTTCATGGAAAGCCCGAACCTGCCCAAGGCCCTGGCCGTGTGCCGCAAGCAGGGGCTGAAATTCGACATCATGGCCACCAGCTTCTTCCTGGGTCGCCGCTCGATCGTGCCCTCGGCCAATAGCGGCATGCCGCTGTGGCAGGACCGGCTGTTCATCTATCTGATGCGCAATGCCGCCAACCCGACGGACTTCTTCAAGATCCCGCCCGGTCGCGTGGTCGAGCTGGGCGCGCAGGTGACGGTCTGA
- a CDS encoding MarC family protein, whose translation MTEATLAVNFFVALFALIDPIGNVPLFAAATLGAAAAGRRMVAVYIGLFMVAFLVFFYFTGVGLLAFFGISMPAFRIAGGIILFILGLDMVRDDFTTMFADAAEGIEGQSARVYAKARFERLIVPFAMPLLIGPGSISTVIIYAAEAKEFGAAGMALGVSVIAAVSVVTVLTFWASPLISKVLGRIGMSIVVRVLGLILCALAVQFVLVGVGDATRGLVRQDAKAPYADGK comes from the coding sequence ATGACCGAGGCCACACTTGCCGTCAACTTCTTCGTCGCCCTGTTTGCCCTGATCGACCCGATCGGCAATGTGCCGCTGTTCGCCGCCGCGACCCTGGGCGCGGCCGCCGCCGGCCGCCGGATGGTGGCGGTCTATATCGGCCTGTTCATGGTCGCCTTCCTGGTTTTCTTCTATTTTACCGGGGTCGGGCTGCTGGCCTTTTTCGGCATTTCGATGCCGGCTTTCCGCATCGCCGGCGGCATCATCCTGTTCATCCTTGGCTTGGACATGGTGCGTGACGACTTCACCACCATGTTCGCTGATGCGGCCGAGGGCATCGAGGGCCAGTCGGCGCGGGTCTATGCCAAGGCCCGCTTCGAGCGCCTGATCGTGCCCTTCGCCATGCCGCTGCTGATCGGGCCGGGCTCGATCTCGACCGTGATCATCTATGCCGCCGAGGCCAAGGAATTTGGCGCGGCCGGCATGGCCCTGGGGGTCAGCGTCATTGCGGCGGTCTCTGTGGTCACGGTGCTGACCTTCTGGGCCTCGCCCCTGATCAGCAAGGTCCTGGGCCGGATCGGCATGAGCATCGTCGTGCGGGTGCTGGGCCTGATCCTCTGCGCCCTGGCGGTGCAGTTCGTGCTGGTCGGGGTGGGCGATGCCACGCGCGGCCTGGTGCGCCAGGATGCGAAGGCACCTTACGCTGATGGGAAGTAG
- a CDS encoding Rrf2 family transcriptional regulator: MSDSQKFPVAAHALAYLAHKQAFSPDRAVASVELAASVPTNPVVVRRVTAMLGKAGLIGARAGANGGAWLLQPPQDITLDRVLRAVHGCAHLGVAPPGVKGCPVGEKIPDAVSAAIIAANTAAHDRLAQITVADLLAGAQA; this comes from the coding sequence ATGTCCGACAGCCAAAAGTTTCCCGTAGCGGCTCACGCCCTCGCCTATCTGGCGCACAAGCAGGCCTTTTCGCCTGATCGCGCCGTTGCGAGCGTCGAACTGGCCGCGTCGGTGCCGACCAATCCCGTCGTCGTGCGGCGGGTGACGGCCATGCTCGGCAAGGCCGGCCTGATCGGGGCCCGGGCCGGTGCCAATGGCGGCGCCTGGCTGCTGCAGCCGCCGCAGGACATCACGCTGGACCGGGTCTTGCGGGCCGTGCACGGCTGCGCCCACCTCGGCGTGGCCCCGCCGGGGGTCAAGGGCTGCCCGGTCGGTGAAAAGATCCCCGACGCCGTCAGCGCCGCCATCATCGCCGCCAATACCGCCGCCCATGACCGGCTGGCCCAGATCACCGTGGCCGATCTGCTGGCAGGCGCTCAGGCCTAG
- a CDS encoding argininosuccinate synthase, with the protein MADKSVKKVVLAYSGGLDTSIILKWLQTEYGAEVITFTADLGQGEEIEPARAKALAAGVKPENIFIEDVREEFVRDYVFPMFRANTVYEGQYLLGTSIARPLIAKKQIEIARKMGADAVSHGATGKGNDQVRFELGYYGLEPDITVIAPWREWDFKSREALLEFAEKHQIQITKDKRGEAPFSVDANLLHSSSEGKVLEDPAVEAPEFVHMRTIAPEDAPDKPHVFTIDFDKGDPVAIDGVAMSPATLLTKLNELGRDNGIGRLDLVENRFVGMKSRGVYETPGGTILLAAHRGIESITLDRGAMHLKDELMPKYASLVYNGFWFSPEREMLQAAIDYSQTKVSGQVRVKLYKGNVSIIGRTSPYSLYDQDLVTFEEGKVAYDHRDAGGFIKLNALRLRVLAKRDQRTK; encoded by the coding sequence ATGGCTGACAAGTCCGTGAAGAAGGTCGTGCTCGCCTATTCGGGCGGCCTCGACACCTCGATCATTCTGAAGTGGCTGCAGACCGAGTATGGCGCGGAGGTCATCACCTTCACCGCCGACCTCGGCCAGGGCGAGGAAATCGAGCCGGCCCGCGCCAAGGCCCTGGCCGCCGGCGTCAAGCCCGAGAACATCTTCATCGAGGACGTGCGCGAGGAGTTCGTGCGCGACTACGTCTTCCCGATGTTCCGCGCCAATACGGTCTATGAGGGCCAGTACCTGCTGGGCACCTCGATCGCCCGCCCGCTGATCGCCAAGAAGCAGATCGAGATCGCCCGCAAGATGGGCGCCGACGCCGTCAGCCACGGCGCGACCGGCAAGGGCAATGACCAGGTCCGTTTCGAGCTCGGCTATTACGGCCTCGAGCCTGACATCACCGTGATCGCTCCCTGGCGCGAATGGGACTTCAAGTCGCGCGAGGCCCTGCTGGAGTTTGCCGAGAAGCACCAGATCCAGATCACCAAGGACAAGCGCGGCGAAGCCCCGTTCAGCGTCGACGCCAACCTGCTGCACTCCTCGTCCGAGGGTAAGGTGCTGGAAGATCCGGCGGTCGAGGCCCCTGAATTCGTCCACATGCGCACCATCGCGCCGGAAGATGCGCCCGACAAACCGCACGTCTTCACGATCGACTTCGACAAGGGCGATCCGGTCGCCATCGACGGCGTGGCGATGAGCCCTGCCACCCTGCTGACCAAGCTCAATGAACTGGGCCGCGACAACGGCATCGGTCGCCTCGACCTGGTGGAAAACCGCTTCGTCGGCATGAAGTCGCGCGGCGTCTACGAGACCCCGGGCGGCACGATCCTGCTGGCCGCCCACCGCGGCATCGAGAGCATCACCCTGGACCGGGGTGCCATGCACCTGAAGGACGAGCTGATGCCGAAATATGCCTCGCTCGTTTACAACGGCTTCTGGTTCAGCCCCGAGCGCGAGATGCTGCAGGCGGCCATCGACTACAGCCAGACCAAGGTCTCGGGCCAGGTGCGGGTCAAGCTCTACAAGGGCAATGTCTCGATCATTGGCCGCACCAGCCCCTACAGCCTGTACGACCAGGACCTGGTGACCTTCGAGGAAGGCAAGGTCGCCTACGACCACCGCGACGCCGGCGGCTTCATCAAGCTCAACGCCCTGCGCCTGCGGGTTCTGGCCAAGCGGGATCAGCGGACGAAGTAG
- the pyrF gene encoding orotidine-5'-phosphate decarboxylase, with protein MTADPRLIIPLDLPTVDEARAMVERLGDAVSFYKIGLELLATDGMGLARALKAQGKSVFLDWKLHDIGATVERSARVLAGAGCDLLTVHAEPQVMRSAVLARGDSDLKILAVTVLTSLTDADLTEMGYAFGARDLVERRIRQAIDCGVDGVVSSPHEAALAREIAKDASRPDFLVVTPGVRPDWSAKNDQARAATPADALRAGASHLVCGRPITAAADPHAAALQVIAEMAGV; from the coding sequence ATGACCGCCGATCCGCGCCTGATCATCCCGCTGGACCTGCCCACCGTCGACGAGGCCCGGGCCATGGTCGAGCGGCTGGGTGATGCCGTGTCGTTCTACAAGATCGGGCTGGAACTGCTGGCCACCGACGGCATGGGCCTGGCCCGGGCCCTGAAGGCCCAGGGCAAGTCGGTCTTCCTCGACTGGAAACTGCACGATATCGGCGCGACCGTGGAGCGCTCGGCCCGGGTGCTGGCCGGGGCGGGCTGCGACCTGCTGACCGTCCATGCCGAGCCGCAGGTCATGCGGTCGGCCGTGCTGGCCCGGGGTGATTCGGATCTGAAGATCCTGGCGGTGACGGTGCTGACCAGCCTGACCGACGCCGATCTGACCGAGATGGGCTATGCTTTCGGGGCTCGCGACCTGGTCGAGCGCCGCATCCGCCAGGCCATCGACTGCGGGGTCGACGGGGTGGTGTCCAGCCCACATGAAGCGGCGCTCGCCCGCGAAATCGCCAAAGACGCCTCAAGGCCTGACTTCCTGGTGGTGACCCCCGGCGTGCGACCCGACTGGTCCGCCAAGAACGACCAGGCCCGCGCCGCCACCCCCGCAGACGCCCTGCGCGCCGGCGCCAGCCACCTGGTCTGCGGCCGCCCGATCACGGCGGCGGCCGATCCGCACGCGGCGGCCCTGCAGGTGATCGCGGAGATGGCCGGGGTTTGA